The genomic region CAgtcacaaattaaaatatgtgattgatttcttgaatttttcgtcCTAATAAATtgagtttcttttttgtttttttgtagtatttacaaaataatataaacgaCATTTTTCCTtgcaaataatttctttagtttataatagttttttcaaaaatatgaatatgttCCCACTTTTcaccttttatatttttttagccacaaaacattttaatatatttgcaCACTAGACTTCGAATTTTCTCTACACCAAAACAACGACAtgtaaattaatctttttggTTTCATGATAtgtattgtttttcttttcatttctcaagcatcaaaattatgaaaaatcttaattaagcttaatttttcaacattttgGATTCGTATTCGTGCAAATATATTAAGACATCTTATGGacaagcttttttttttttttttcgcgatttcaaaataaaattttacttttaactctTTTGGTTTGGCAAAATAGGTCTTAATTACTTGAAATAATGATACAAAATCTATTTACCCCTtctaatattgtaaattacacgtttatgaaaaaaaaaaaatagcaattcaTCCCTATatgcattttaaaaagaatcaatttaattacctcaatatataatgagataaattgttgtattttaaaaacatgaaaaataaatagttttttttttcataaaaagataatttattcattcatAATATCGTAAAaagagttgcttgcatttttttttatgttaaactTTGTATTGGGCAAACTTGGACTGTAAACATTGCGCAATGGGACTTGGGAGTACTTTTGTCTTGTCCAAAGAATTTTCCTAATTCTCCCCATCACATCattgaagagaaaaatataccaaaactTTGACGGTCCAAACAAAATAATCATCAACTGTGCTAGAATACTTTTTTCCTAGTCTCAATTGATCAACAACTTTGTTGAATCGAAGTCTCAATTGACCTCAGTGATCTTTCTCTTGTGGTATGGTTTCTGTGGTGTAACTATGGGCGTGGCTGTTTATGGTGGTTAAGTCTCTGTGACTAATAATCCTAAACAACAGTGGCTGGATCTGGCAACAATCTGAGCATATTCTCATTATCCTATTCTTTCATTATTTCTGTATatctgttataatttttattgcttatatttttgtttgtattattaaggagtttcgtactccataTCTCTTGTAATAGTTGGCTAGGTCATTTTGTGAAAGAGATATCACTGAGGGGTTTCCACCCTACagaatgaaataaaacttttcaagtatttttttttttattatgattaataaacTCTTTGGAGATATTTcgatttttcatcattttctcaGCAAAGCTTCTGCCCCAATTTTGCTAAAAAACAACGACAACAACAAATGGAGCAAATTTCTATCCCAAGTGTTTTATGTGTCAGGTTCCCGCGTTATTGCATTGACTAATTGACACGTGCCATGAATATGCGCCTTTTTATAGCTTTTCAACGGGATATTTGAAAGACgacaaaaaatgcaaagtttttttaatttggaacTAACTAACTATGCTGAACTCGTAAAATTTGGATTACATACATATGAAGACCTTCAATTAATGGAgctaaaagtataattttgccCTACTAAATTAACAGTTGTGTGAGAAGCACGTGCCAGTTGctgtaaaaaattaagaaaaatctaATATCTGAACTGAATTTGCGaacttttctgaaatttgatatataaaaataaattttcggAAAGTGTAAAACCATTTTTATATAGAGCCCATATCCCGTTGGttcaaaaaaacatatttgcctaacatttaataaatttttaggttaattatacttagactCCCttcaaaaatgtaaaattatacttctCCCAAAgagattttgaaattacacttacacctcttttgaaaattcttcatttacacCCGACTCCCTTCTGTGAGGGTTTagacgaaaaatattaatgtcagcaaaaaaaaatataaatttttttaattttgcctcTCGTTTAGCATTTTCATGTATGTTTTTTTgcttataaaaagataaatataatatatatatgtatatggagtgagattaacatcattatatttttcccgagaaaatacaagtaacccccttgtgatattgcaaatgagcaaattatccccttatgaaaaaacaaataccaACTTACCTccctgaattttttaaaatacaacaatgtacctccctatgatttttaaaatgaagcaatctacTTCTCtctataaggaggtaaattgttttattttaaaaagtacaggggggtaaattgctatatttttttcatagggggtaatgtgtccattttcaatatcacaggggaataaattgctattcgcCCCATTTTTCCCCTtagaagtataaaattattacatgagaatgttgaattaggattaattaaaaatttatgtaaaatttttgctAACGTCAGCATTTTCCTTCCAGAATCTAACAAACGAGGGATATGTGTAAACAATAAACTTTTAGAGGAGGTGTAAgagtaatttcaaaatttttttgaataaaattgtagtttaacattttaaaaaagggTCTAAGTATAActaatcctaattttttttaaataccttacagaatatatatatatatttttttaacataccaaaatattgtgaaaacTATCCCATAGAGCCTTGCAATCCTGCAGCAGAGGAAGAAGATGTTTGGGTGGTTCTTTCTTCCTGCAAAAAAGATTAATAAGCATTTGAGAGTcggtttgtataattaatttatggaaTCCTTTATCTTGGGCAATGGATAGTCCAAACTTCAGTGGTAGAATTTGTACCCAttctagaaatattttaaataacttacAACTCATCCAAACATCCTcaaaattttgtcttttctcatgtatattctatatatatatatagagggtCAATAGCAATTTATGTCCCcgtaatattgaaaataagtacattacccctttatgaaaaaatatcataattcaccctcctatactttttaaaatgaatcaatttacctctgtatacagggaggtaaattgctttattttaaaaattatagggggtaaactgttgtattttaaaaaatatagaaagatcaatcgctatttattttttaataagggggtaatttgctcatttgcgatatcataaAAGAGTTGCTTACATTTTTTCCGATATATATATGCTGCCTTGAAATTCAGAGAGGGGGGCAGGTATAGCCTAAAggaattttcaaacaattcaTTCCCCTGAGAGCATACATAGAAGGAGGAAATTAGACAATTCAAACATTGGTACAAGGTTTCCAATTCCAACCAGCTGATCCATCAtgtaatgaataatttatctctACCAATTCCACAAAAGACCTAATGGCAGTTTAAAGTTAATGGTAAAAGATCATGTTCTATATATCACATATTCATATTATANNNNNNNNNNgaaatttagtgtaattatatatggaTTTTTTGTGGTTcgaaaaatttcatatattatctttgaggtttgttttcgtctaataaataagtctctcaattagtgaaatttcaCTGAagtatattaacaaaaaaaaattaaaaattgatacttGTCAATGGCtcattgtaggtcaaataaataacGGTAAAAATATTCCtactcacatgcattaacgtgtgaaaacgtatgagggtaatttggtcataaaaagatttatttgaatataataaataaaaaataagtcaatcgagaggTAAATATAGACTCTTATccgtgttttttttttttttatatcgaCAAATTCTATGAGTTTTGACTAACTGgagagatttatttattagataaaaacaaatatcatgAGTGTTAAATGTAATCTTCTAAATTATAGGaggtttatgtataattacattaaatttcaattctacttttaaataataacatgattcaattaattacatttttaaactatataaaaaaaaaaagaagtctTATTCACTCGTTGacgtaatattattattaaatgtatGATTGAAGATTCAAACCCGAATTTCACAACAAAATGCAACAGTGTTGGGACTGACAAGCAATTGTCGGAATTTTCAGCTGGACTTTGCTGCCATGCATGCACATGTTTTGAAACACCCgaaaacaaaggaaaatttTTGTTCGAATCAGGTttgatcaaacaaaataaacctGAATAAAATTCCACAACTAATAGTTTGCTTTgaagttcaaatttatatattacctTCCCTAAGCtatatatatccaaaaatGCAGAAGCATTGAGGTAGAGCAATCCTCATTAAATCTGCCTTCCAAGAACATGGATTTCCAGTTCCTCGCTACCAATATCACTACTCTGTTCCTCTTCTTCTCCGTCGTCTTATTCATAAGAAGAAGCtggaagaaatccaaagacAAGAATGAACCAGCAAACCTCCCACCCGGCCCGCCAAAGTTACCGATAATCGGCCACGCACACCTCCTCGGAACACTCCCTTTCCGTTCTTTCAAAACCCTGGCGAAAACCTACGGAGACATCATGCACTTGAAGCTCGGTGAGGTCTCCACCATCGTCATATCGTCGCCTGCGATCGCAAAAGAGGCGCTCAAAACCCGCGATCCTATGTTCGCGGACAGGCCGGAGAGTGTGGCTGCCAAGATAATGTGGTACGACTATGTCGACATCGCGTTTAGCCCGTATAACGAGTACTGGAGACAAATGCGTAAAATATGCATTGTGGAACTCTTAAGTGCCAAGAATGTTCGGTCGTTTGGCTCCATAAGAAACGACGAGATTGCGTTGCTCATGCAGACGATACGGTCGTCGGCTGGCTCTGTAATCGACCTTACCGAGAGGATATTCAAGCTGACGAGCTCGATAACGTGCAGGGCTGCATATGGTAAGGTGTGCAGGGACAGAGACGCCCTTATAAAACTGATGAACGATTCAATAGTTTTCGCAGGAGGGTTTATGTTGGCTGATTTGTTTCCCTCATCAAAGCTGCTTAATGTTCTAAGTTGGAATAAGATGAGATTGGTGAGGATGCGTCGTAAGCTTGATGTGATTCTTGACGACATCATCAACGAGCATAAAGTCAATTTAGCGCGTATTAGGAGCACAGAGGTGTCGGAAAAAGGAGATGTAACGAGAAGGGGAAACGGGGAGTTGGGGAATGAAGATCTAGTCGATGTTCTACTACGGCTGCAGGGAAGTGGAGAGCTTAAATTTCCAATCGCCAACGACAACATCAAAGCGGTCATTTATGTAAGAGAACTTCCTTCTTATATGTGTGGAAAAATTGTTTTTTAGGTCCGACAAGTTAGCCCCTTATAGCTAGAATTTGATCCCCTATTTTGGAACTCACCACTTTGCTTTCCGTAACTTCAAAAAGTTTTAGTTCCGATCTTTAATTTTGCTAAATTTCTAACTAACTTATGGAATAAACATCAATACCGGTCCCTAAGGGATACAATgagctatttttttaaaagttgaaggatcgtattgttttatatttattagtattttcactcaagtaaaatgcaattaaaccctctatatatattcccTTATGTTATTTCATTCTTATTAGTTTGTCATGGAGATAATCAAATTCATCATGCTACTATGCTACATATAGGACATGTTCTCGGGTGCAACCgaaacatcatcatcaacgCTGGATTGGGCGATGGTGGAACTCGTGAGGAACCCACGCGTGAGGGCGAAGGCACAAGCTGAAGTTAGACAAGCCTTCAAAGACGGCAGAAGcattgatgaaaatgaagttgGAAAGTTGAAGTACCTGAAGCTGGTGGTGAAAGAAGTTTTAAGGCTACATCCTGCAACTCCTTTAGTCCCCAGGGCATCCAGGGAAGACTCTGAAATCAATGGCTACTATATACCTGCCAAGACTAAAGTTCTGGTTAATAACTGGGGTATGGGAAGAAATCCCAACTACTTTCCCAATGCAGAAAGCTTTGAACCGGAGAGGTTCGAGAGCAACGGTATCGACTTCAATGGAGCTAACTTCGAGTACTTACCCTTTGGGGCGGGGAAGAGAATGTGCCCGGGCATGACCTTCGGCTTAGCAAGTGTTGAGCTTCCTTTAGCCCATTTGCTGTACAACTTCAACTGGGAACTTCCCAAAGGAATTAAGCCAAGTGATTTGGACATGACAGAGAACCCCGGAATAAGTGCGCCAAGAAAACACCATCTTCACATAGTTGCTACTCCTTATGATCCTTCTCCTTGAGAAATAAGACACATGAAAGATTCatgatgaaattattatacCTCCGGATGATCTTTCTtgtaattcaaataaattccaTGATAATGGTTTTGATCATCTAATATATCTTTCCTCACATTGTAAAACTGTGTTAATCGTTCATACAGAATAAAAGTTGAGTGTTTTTCAATAGGcacctattttttatatgggtTTTCGAACATCTTCTAATCAAATTAACTTTTTGATTCAATTCATTATGGgtctaatatttaatttagactCTCCAAACTCATTTGCCAAGAAATCTTATTCAATTATTGCTCCCCATGACTTAgtgagacaggaaaacaatgaaaaatattcatttgagCAGAATGATAGTGCAATTTTCCATTACTTCCAAATTTGTCACGACTCGTAAGActactttaaaagaaaaaaaatgatattatctCATCCTTCATCATTATTGATGGTGACTCAAGATTATCAAATCCAACTTGACTTTATCCTTTAATGGGCCCAATTTCGATTGGCTAAAtacagttattttttttattttaaattgattaaattgataaaaaaaaatatattaaaaaatgacctATCAGAAAATTGATCCATATCCATACCCATGGTGTGCAAACTCAATAGATGTGAGTTCAAACTACTATAGTCCTAATCATCCCTATAAAAAGAGCCCTCCACCACTCAAGTCAAGAAGGGTATACAACATACAAGATAAGTCTGTATATACAACACACAAGACGCAACAAATCAAAGGACCATAGTCCAGAACTCTCTGCCACAAA from Sesamum indicum cultivar Zhongzhi No. 13 linkage group LG3, S_indicum_v1.0, whole genome shotgun sequence harbors:
- the LOC105158737 gene encoding premnaspirodiene oxygenase-like, producing MDFQFLATNITTLFLFFSVVLFIRRSWKKSKDKNEPANLPPGPPKLPIIGHAHLLGTLPFRSFKTLAKTYGDIMHLKLGEVSTIVISSPAIAKEALKTRDPMFADRPESVAAKIMWYDYVDIAFSPYNEYWRQMRKICIVELLSAKNVRSFGSIRNDEIALLMQTIRSSAGSVIDLTERIFKLTSSITCRAAYGKVCRDRDALIKLMNDSIVFAGGFMLADLFPSSKLLNVLSWNKMRLVRMRRKLDVILDDIINEHKVNLARIRSTEVSEKGDVTRRGNGELGNEDLVDVLLRLQGSGELKFPIANDNIKAVIYDMFSGATETSSSTLDWAMVELVRNPRVRAKAQAEVRQAFKDGRSIDENEVGKLKYLKLVVKEVLRLHPATPLVPRASREDSEINGYYIPAKTKVLVNNWGMGRNPNYFPNAESFEPERFESNGIDFNGANFEYLPFGAGKRMCPGMTFGLASVELPLAHLLYNFNWELPKGIKPSDLDMTENPGISAPRKHHLHIVATPYDPSP